Genomic DNA from Streptomyces sp. NBC_01571:
GGTCACCGGCTCCCTCACGGACGCCTACACCGAGCTCGACGACGTGCTCGCCTCCTACTCCCGCCTGCACTCCGGCGTCCTGGCGCTGATCTCGGTCGCGGCGTTCGGCAGCGGTACGGTCGCCGCCGTCGTCCTGGCGATGGCGGGCGGCCTGGCCGCCGACCGCCGCCGCACCGAACTGGCCCTGCTGCGCGCCCGCGGCGCCTCGCTGCGGGGACTTGCCGCCCGCCTGTTCGCGGAGACGGCGGTGGTCGCCGTCCCGGCCGGAGCGCTCGGCCTGGCGGTGGCGGTGCGGGCCCTCCCCGGCGCCCGGGTCCTGCCCGCCGTAATGGCCGCCCTCGCGGTCACGGTCGTCGCCTGCGCCGCCCTCCCCCTGCGTGCGGCGGCCGCCCACCGGCTCGTCCGCGTCCCCGCGCTCCGCCAGGACGTGACGTCGGTACGCCCGTCCCGGCGGCGTACGGTCGCGGAGCTGACGCTGGTGGCGGTGGCCGCCGGCGCGGTGGTGAGCCTGCGCCGGCAGGGCACGTCCGACGGGTCCGGCGATCAGCTGATCTCGGCGGCGCCCGTGCTGGTGGGTGTCATCGCCGCGCTGCTGCTGGTACGCCTCTACCCCCTTCCCCTGCGGGGCATGGCCGGCCCGGCCGGGCGGCTGCGCGGTGTGGTGAGCCATCTGTCCCTGGCCCGGGCCGGCCGCAGTTCCGCGTCCGCGGTGCTGCCGCTGCTCGCCCTGCTCACCGCCCTGACCACGGCCTCGTTCGGCGGTTCGGTCCTGGCGGGTATCGGCGAGGCCCGGGACCACTCGGCGCTCCTCGCCGTCGGGGCCGACGCCCGGCTGGAGTCGATGACGGATCCGCTGCCCGCGGGACTGACCGACCGGGTGCGCCGGGTCTCCGGCGTGCGGGACGTGGCGGCAGTGAGCGTCGCGTACCAGGCGAAGCCCAACGACGGGCGCCGGACGGTGCCGGTGGTGGGCGTGGATCCCGGCCGTTACGCGGAGTTGACGCGGCGGACGGGACTCGGTGCCTTCTCCGAAGGAGCGCTGAAGAAGGGCCGGGGCGCCCCGGCGGCCGGCGCCGTGCTGCCCGCCGTGGCCTCCCCGAGCGTGGCGGACACCTACGGCTCGGCTCCGTTCCCCGTCAGGATGGAGGACGGCAGCAGGGTCAACGTCCGCATCGTCACCGTCCGGGACATCACTCCGGCCGTGATGGGCACCGACTTCCTGGTGGTGGACCGCGCCGGCCTCGGCGCCACCGCGGCCAGGCCGACCGCGCTGCTGGTGACGGGCCCGGAAGCGGACGGCCATGCTCTGCGCGAGGCGGCGGCCGGGCACGCGGTGTCGGTCCACCTCCGCGCCGACGAGAGGGCCCGGTACGTCGACTCCCCCCTCCAGGCCGGCGCGGAGCACCTCTACACGGCGGCGGTGGCGGCGGGCGCCGGCTACGCCGTGCTCGCGCTGCTCCTGTCACTCCTGCGCGCGGCTCCCGAGCGCATCGCGCTGCTCGCACGGCTGCGCACCATGGGTCTCACCCGTCCGCAGGGCCGCCGCCTGCTCGTCCTGGAGTCCCTTCCCCAGGCCGTGCTCGCCGCGGTGGGCGGCGTCCTGACCGGCTGGGCCGCGATCCGCCTGCTCTCCCCCGGCATGGACCTGATCGCGGTGGCTCTGCCGCCCTCGATCGCCCCCTTGGAGCGGGCCCCGCTGCACACGGACGCCTGGTCGCTGACGGTGCCGGCGGTGGCCGTGGTGGCGGTGACGGTGGGAATCGCCTGCGTACAGGCGTGGTGGGCGGGGAGGCGAGGAGCGGTGCGGGAGTTGAGAGCAGGTGACACGAGGTGAGAAGGGCAGCGCACCCCGTCCCCGACGGCCCCGGCCCCCACCCTGGCAGCCCCCGCCCTGGTGACCCTCGTCCGCACGCTGCGGCTCCGGCGCGCACCCGGCCGGCCGCGTCCCCCGTTGACCAAGGAGCCCGATGCCGCCGATGACGACGAATCCCACCCTCGCCGAACTGGCCGACAAGGCGACCGCCAGCCGCGCGCGGCCCGCCTACGGCCACGACGCCCTCATCACCTGCGACCGTCTGGTCCGTGTCTTCTCCGCGGACGGCGTGGAGGTGCAGGCCCTCCAGGGCCTCGACCTGCTCGTCCGCAAGGGCGAACTCATGGCCCTGGTGGGCGCCTCGGGCAGCGGCAAGTCCACCCTGATGAACATCCTGGCCGGCCTGGACACCCCCACTGCCGGGGCGGCTCAGGTCGCGGGCCACAACCTGCTTGCCATGACCGCGAAGGACCGCCTGCACTACCGGCGCAGGGTGGTCGGCTTCATCTGGCAGCAGACGTCCCGCAACCTGCTGCCGTATCTCACCGCGGCCCAGAACGTCGCCCTGCCCCTCCAACTGGCGGGCGGGCGGCGCCGCTCCCGGGCCCGCGCCGACCATGCCCTGGAACTCATGGAGTTGCTCCAGGTCGCCGACTGCCGGGACCGCCGCCCGCATGAGATGTCCGGCGGTCAGCAGCAGCGGGTCGCCATCGCCGTGGCTCTCGCCTGCGACCCGGCGGTACTGCTCGCCGACGAACCCACCGGCGAGCTCGACTCCCACACCGCCCAGCAGACGTTCGCCGCCTTCCGCACGGCGAACGAGGAGTTGGGCACCACCATCGTCATCGTCACCCATGACCGCGCCGTGGCCACCGAGGTCCGCCGCACGGTCGCCATCCGCGACGGCCGCACCTCCACGGAGGTCCTGCGCCGCAGCGAGGTCGACGAGACCACCGGCCACGAGACGCTGGTGGCCCGCGAGTACGCGATGCTCGACCGGGCAGGCCGCCTCCAGCTGCCCGCCGAGTACACGAGGACGCTGGGCATGCGCGATCGGGTGGCGCTGGATCTGGAGGAGGACCACATCACCGTATGGCCGGACGACAGCGGGCACAGCTGATCGCCGGCCCGTGACCGGACAGCAGGTGCGCGGGTCGCGACCCCGGTGAGGCGGCGGCCCGGCCTACTCCCCCGTCTCGTCCCGTATCTCCCCGTCGCGCATCTCCAGCACCCGGTCGGCCAGGTCGAGCAGCGTCGCGTCGTGCGTGGCCACCAGGGCGGTGACCTGTTCGCTGCGCACGACCGCGCGCAGCAGTTCCATCACGGCATGGCCGGTCTCCGCGTCCAGCTGGCCGGTGGGCTCGTCGGCGATCAGCAGCGAGGGGTTGTTGGCCAGGGCGCGGGCGATGGCGACCCGCTGCTGCTGGCCGCCGGAGAGCTCGCCGGGCCGCTGGGCCGCGTGGTCGGCGAGGCCCACCAGGGACAGCAGCAGCTCGACCCGCTCCTCGCGCTCCCGTACGTCGGCCCGGCGCATGCGCATGGGCACGCCCACGTTCTCCGCGGCCGTCAGGATCGGGATGAGGCCGAAGGACTGGAACACGAAGCCGATCCGGTCCCGGCGCAGCGCCAGCAGGCCGTCCTCACCGAGTTCCGACAGGTCCATGCCCTCCACGGTGACCCGGCCCCGGTCCGGTACGTCGAGCCCTCCGACGATGTTCAGCAGGGTGGTCTTCCCGGAGCCCGAGCGCCCCTTGAGCGCGATGAGCTCACCGCGGGGGATGTCGAAGGAGACGCCGCGCAGGGCATGGACGGCGGCGGCTCCCTGACCGTACGACTTGTGGACGTTCTCGACGCGCACCATGGTCTCGGTGACGACCTGGCTCATGTGTCCTCCCTTGATCCCCCGTGGGCCGGGCATCAGTATCGCTGCCTGCCGCCAGGCCCTCCATGCCCGGGTGCCGAAGGGACGGGCGGCGTACCGCGTCGGCATCGCCACGGCCGGATGCCGGGGTGCGGTCCTGGCCGGTGCTGCCGGTCGGCGCGGTGCGACCGGGCCGGGCAGGGGTGTCTCTCCCCCGTTGCCGCTCCCCGGGCGGGTGGATGTGGTCCGTGCGAATATGAGAGAGATTGTTTCCGGCCAGTAACTGGCGGCGGGAGCGCACATGGAGATCAGGCCGCAGGCGGCGATCCTCCCCAAGGACACCACTCAGCTCGAGCACGGGAAATACGGTCCCGTATTTCCGAAGACGCCGGCGTGCTACGGGTTCACCATCATGGCGAGGTGCGGCTGCATCGCATGATCAGACGAGGCGCCGTGTACGGTCCGCCGCTGCCCGAGGGAGTCCTGGAGGACGACGGGGCCGACCGCGGCCTGATGTTCGCGTTCGTCGGAGCGCACCTCGGGCGGCAGTTCGAGTTCGTCCAGTCGCAATGGATGAACGACGGTGTCTTCTTCGGTTCGGGTGGGGCCAAGGACCCTGTCACCGGAGCCCACGACGGCGTCACCGGTTTCACGATCCCCCGGCGGCCGGTGCGTCGGCGGCTGGCGCCCCTGCCGCGGTTCGTCGTCACCCGCGGTGGCGCCTACTGCTTTCTGCCGGGCCTGAGCGCCCTGCGCCGGCTCGGTGACCTCCAGGACTGACAGGACGGCGACGGGCGCGTCGGCACCGCAGGTACTCCGCCGACTGAGGGGAACGCCTCATGGACACCCTGCACATGCTGTTCAATGCCGTCACCGTGATCTTCATCGCGGCCACCATGTTCACGGCCGGCCTCGGGGCCACCGTCACGGCGCTGCGCGGTGTCTTCACCGACGTCCCGCTGCTGTCGCTCGCGCTGCTCACCAATCTGGTGGTCGTCCCGCTGCTGGGCTGGGGCATCGGCGAGCTGTTCGGCCTCCCTTCGGCGGCGTTCATCGCGCTCGTCCTGGTCGCCTCCTCGCCGGGCGGGCCCTTCGGGGCGAAGCTGGCCATGGTGCAACGCGGGGACGTCGTCGCCGGCGCGGCCATGCAGGTGCTGCTTGCCGCCGTAGGCAGCCTCACCTTCGCCCCGACCGTCAACGGCATCCTCACCGCCGCGGGCCTCGGCAAGGACGTCTCCCTCGATGTCTCGACGCTGGTGCGGACCGTGGCCGTCCTGCAACTCGTGCCGTTCGTCGTCGGCTTGCTGCTGCGCCGTTACGCCGCGCCCACCGCACGGTCGTGGCACCCCGCGGCGGCCATGGTGTCGAACGTGACCTTCTTGTTCGTCCTCGCGGGCATGCTGTT
This window encodes:
- a CDS encoding FtsX-like permease family protein, translated to MVIPFRRVESAAAPWVRTRLRSAPGAALALALLVAVTACLAAAFPRALERYEDAGLRHSVEQVPPSRSVVQLYASAPLADLPQGRREQALRPATVKRQYDSILGTVQRPFVPDLGQSSYGVTTSVNQQVPDRWLPRPDALPAKVALVAQAGLAGHSRLSEGRLPRVSGTVTTATPEVEAAVSTDTAKTLHVKVGSVLHVPGAGRGALVVRVTGIVAPRDRDGAYWATDPLLRTPVLTRVKPADPYSARYWVGAVLLPPEAAPALLGTEGRPYRYWRLAPFPDTLHARDLGALQSALASLVSGPGLHQVSTVTGSLTDAYTELDDVLASYSRLHSGVLALISVAAFGSGTVAAVVLAMAGGLAADRRRTELALLRARGASLRGLAARLFAETAVVAVPAGALGLAVAVRALPGARVLPAVMAALAVTVVACAALPLRAAAAHRLVRVPALRQDVTSVRPSRRRTVAELTLVAVAAGAVVSLRRQGTSDGSGDQLISAAPVLVGVIAALLLVRLYPLPLRGMAGPAGRLRGVVSHLSLARAGRSSASAVLPLLALLTALTTASFGGSVLAGIGEARDHSALLAVGADARLESMTDPLPAGLTDRVRRVSGVRDVAAVSVAYQAKPNDGRRTVPVVGVDPGRYAELTRRTGLGAFSEGALKKGRGAPAAGAVLPAVASPSVADTYGSAPFPVRMEDGSRVNVRIVTVRDITPAVMGTDFLVVDRAGLGATAARPTALLVTGPEADGHALREAAAGHAVSVHLRADERARYVDSPLQAGAEHLYTAAVAAGAGYAVLALLLSLLRAAPERIALLARLRTMGLTRPQGRRLLVLESLPQAVLAAVGGVLTGWAAIRLLSPGMDLIAVALPPSIAPLERAPLHTDAWSLTVPAVAVVAVTVGIACVQAWWAGRRGAVRELRAGDTR
- a CDS encoding ABC transporter ATP-binding protein produces the protein MTTNPTLAELADKATASRARPAYGHDALITCDRLVRVFSADGVEVQALQGLDLLVRKGELMALVGASGSGKSTLMNILAGLDTPTAGAAQVAGHNLLAMTAKDRLHYRRRVVGFIWQQTSRNLLPYLTAAQNVALPLQLAGGRRRSRARADHALELMELLQVADCRDRRPHEMSGGQQQRVAIAVALACDPAVLLADEPTGELDSHTAQQTFAAFRTANEELGTTIVIVTHDRAVATEVRRTVAIRDGRTSTEVLRRSEVDETTGHETLVAREYAMLDRAGRLQLPAEYTRTLGMRDRVALDLEEDHITVWPDDSGHS
- a CDS encoding ABC transporter ATP-binding protein codes for the protein MSQVVTETMVRVENVHKSYGQGAAAVHALRGVSFDIPRGELIALKGRSGSGKTTLLNIVGGLDVPDRGRVTVEGMDLSELGEDGLLALRRDRIGFVFQSFGLIPILTAAENVGVPMRMRRADVREREERVELLLSLVGLADHAAQRPGELSGGQQQRVAIARALANNPSLLIADEPTGQLDAETGHAVMELLRAVVRSEQVTALVATHDATLLDLADRVLEMRDGEIRDETGE
- a CDS encoding bile acid:sodium symporter family protein, which codes for MDTLHMLFNAVTVIFIAATMFTAGLGATVTALRGVFTDVPLLSLALLTNLVVVPLLGWGIGELFGLPSAAFIALVLVASSPGGPFGAKLAMVQRGDVVAGAAMQVLLAAVGSLTFAPTVNGILTAAGLGKDVSLDVSTLVRTVAVLQLVPFVVGLLLRRYAAPTARSWHPAAAMVSNVTFLFVLAGMLFGNWSDVVALFGSLALLAGFVLAAVTFAVGTLLATGPSVRRTAMGGVAAVRNAGPALAAIGIAFDDQPAVLGALAAILLSGLAAALPIAAVLSGRRSRLAAPDGTP